ACCGTCCTTCGTGTTGTAGTTGATGTAAAGATAGATCGAAGAAGAGTTCGGCGTCGTGATTTGATTCTTCCACGTCATAGGCAGCTGAACGACATCGTTGTAGTTGGCCTTTGCATCGCGAAGATAAGCTTGCCTCATGGCATCCATCGCGACGATCGGCATGCCCCAGATCGCGGCTTCAACCGCTGTTTCATGAAAAGCTTTATTTGTGGAAGCGCCACCGATGACCGTGTCTTGCGCATGGCTACTCCCGCACAACAGTAGTGCCCCTAGAAAACTGTATACAAATAATTTTCTCATCGGAACCTCCACCTAAAATGGTAGAGGTCAGAAAAGGAAGGGCAACAAACTGCTTTCCGTTTTGAGCAAATACAGTCGTGCCGGAACGCAGATCGTTTACTGAACGATGACGGTCAACATGGACTTCGCGGGAACAGTCACGGTCTTCGGCAGTGAACTCTTCAACCCAGAAATTCACCTTGCGATCGTCCATTCGCCTTCGTCTGTTCCGGGAAATTACTTTTTACTGAGCGAGCCTAAGATTCCCCGTAAAAGACTTCGTCCTAGACTCCGCCCCATTTGAGAACTTGCAGCGCGCACGGCACTTTTCGTCGCTGTCTCCCACAAAGTTTCAGGTTCTCGTTTTGATTTTTTCTCGGGTGGTTTTTCGGGGGCTTGTGCTCGCGTTTGCAGTTTTTCATACGCGGATTCACGATCGACGGTTTGTTCATAGCGCCCCTTGAACGGCGAACGGCTCATCACAAGGTCCCTCTCCTCTTTCGTGATGGTGCCGATGCGCGATTGCGGAGGACAGATCTTCGCGACCTCCACGGGACTGGGAACACCTCCTTGAAACAAAGTGGAAACAAGGGCCTCACCGACTCCCAGCTCGGTGATGACCTTCGCTACGTTGACGCTTTCGTTAGTGCGAAAGGTCTCGGCTGCGGCTTTGACGGATTTTTGGTCTTTCGGAGTAAACGCGCGCAAGGCATGCTGCACACGATTGCCCAGTTGCCCTAAAACTTTTTCAGGCACGTCCAGGGGATTTTGTGTGATGAAGTAAACACCGACGCCTTTTGAGCGAATGAGCCTCACGACCTGCTCGACTTTATCAAGCAATGCCTTAGGCGCATCGCCAAAGAGCAAATGAGCTTCATCGAAAAAAAAGACCAGTTTCGGTACGGCGGCGTCCCCTGTTTCTGGAAGACTTTCAAAAAGCTCTGAAAGCAGCCACAACAAAAAGGTCGCGTAAAGTTTGGGATGTGGAATCAGCTTATCAGCTGCGAGAATATTAATAACACCTTTGCCGTCAAGAGTGGTCTGCATAAAGTCGCTCAGTTGCAGAGCGGGCTCACCAAAAAAACTTTCCGCCTTTTGTTGTTCCAAACTCAGAAGTTCGCGTTGCAGAACTCCCAAACTTTGTTTGCTTAAACTACCGTAGTCTTGCGTAAAGACTGCTGTATTCTCGGAGGCGAAACTGATCAAAGAGCGAAGGTCTTTCAAATCCAACAAAAGCAGTCCGTGATCATCGGCATATTTAAAGAGCATTTCAAGAACACCGCTTTGCACGTCATTAAGCTCTAACAAGCGAGATAATAAAAGAGGTCCCATCTCTGACAAAGTCGCCCGCACGGGATGACCTTGTTCACCAAAAAGATCCCAAAAGACGACGGGAAACGCTTGATAGGTGAAATCATTCAACCCCAAAGCCTTGGCCCTCTCTTCCACTTTAGGATGAGAACTCCCCTTTTGCGACAGGCCTGCGAGATCACCTTTGATGTCCGCCAAAAACACCGGCACACCCATTTTAGAAAATCCTTCCGCGAGGATTTGCAACGTCACCGTCTTTCCCGTCCCCGTGGCGCCGGCAATAAGGCCGTGACGATTGGCGAAACGCCCCTCGAGATAACAGGGGTTCTTTCCTTGGCCGATCAAAATTCGATTATCCACCTTCGCCCCTCCATCTTTCTTTATTTACAGATGTCATTGAGAAATCTGTCAAAGCGCCCGGGCGAATAACAAACTTGTTCCAAAACGCCTATTTTCTATTTGCAGGTTTTCGTATGATAACGACGTGATTTAGAAGGCTTAGAACCCTATAAAGTGTTCCAAAACCGATTTTGAGCGTTGCTACAGTTCTGCCTGCAAGATAACACAGGGTCGCTTTATGTCAGATAGAACAACAATTTCTTCTTTTATGAAAACGGTGTTTGAGAATCGAAGATCTCGAAACGCAAAATACTCAATGCGCGCCTTTGCTCGCGACTTGGGTATTTCCCCCGGGCGCCTTTCTGAAATTCTGGGTGGAGGCAATATTCCCGGCAAACGACTCACCCGCCGAATCATCACTTCGCTCAAACTTGATGCGGATGACACTTCTCACATCATGCGTGTGGTGGATCGCCAAAAGAAAATTCAGACGGAACTCAAGGGCGCTCATCAACTCGACATGGATCAGTTTTCACTGATCGCGGATCGCGAGAATTTTTCTTTGCTTTGCCTTCTTGAAACAGAAAATTTTGTCTCTGACATTTCGTGGATGGCGGAAAGACTGAACGTCAGCGAAGCGACCGTTCGCGATGTGCTTGAACGCCTGTCGCGCTTGGGACTCATTAAACAAGGACCTCACGGCTACCAAAGCACGCACAAAGACATCACAACGTCCCACAATATTCCTTCGGCAGCGATCCGCGAATATCACACCCAAGGCCTTAAACATGCGACAGAGTCTTTGCTGAATGTCGATCCTGATTTGCGCGATATCACGAGCATCGAAATGCCGACGGATTTAAATAAACTTAAAATCGCCAAAGAACACATCCGCGACTTCCGCAGAAAAATCGCAAAACTACTTGAAGAAGGCGAAACAACCGAAGTGTACCGTCTTAATATTCAGCTTGTTCCTGTCACGAATGTGGCCGGGTCCCGCAAAGGAGCACACACATGATGCGTCCGTTTTTGGTGTTCAGCACCTTGTTGATTATGATGATTTCTTTCGCGGATGCCAGCATGATTCGTGAATGGAAAGAAGTCGGTAACGGCGGGAATGTTTTGCAATGCAGTCGCACCAATATCTGGATGTTCGACGCCTTCGAAGCCCAATATCATTATCGTCTCAAGCCTTCTATTCCCGCGCAGTCGATTTTCGCGACAAACGACCTCGATGCTCTCTCTTTGGCGGAGCTTCTTTTACTGCGTCTTCAGCCCCGCGATTTCAACCGCTGGCAGACTTATCAAGATCACCTCGGCCGCTTCGCACAAGAAGCGGAATTCTTGGAGCATGTCACACTGGCCCCCATTGATGACACCGGATACACGGGTTACCGCGCTTTGCCTTTGAACTGCCAGATTAAACAGCTTATCGTGCAACGCCGAACTTTACAAAACGGCAAGAGATACGTCATCAACCGCCGACTTTGGAGCCGCCTTCCGCTTGATCAACAAGCCGTCGCCATTTTACACGAAGTGATCTATCGCGCCGCTTTGGAAGCGAATCCGGAGCTGAATACTTCCGCATCCGTACGCTACATGAATGCCCTTATTATCTCGAATGGCATTCAGGATATTTCGGAGTTTGCGTATAAAGAACTCACGTCTTCATTAAGATAAAGACATCCACGAAAGTCCGCTGGATCGGGGAAAAAAGCTCCTGTAAAACCTCATCTTTTACAAGGAGCTTTTTTATGAAAACGATCGTTTCGTCTTTGCTTTTAATGATGGCACTCCCGGCCGTCAGTTCCGCGGCAACGTCTTGTCGAGGAGTTTCTTTCAAACACGTCTTCACAGTCGAACAACGTTTTGGTGACGTCGAAGTGACTCTCGACGACGAAAAGCTTGTGAAATACAGAGACATCAAAAATCCGACGGAAGGTTCACTGAAAATTTCCGGCCGAACACGCACCACTGTATTAGTTGAAAACACAACGGTGGATGAGTTTCTTGCAAAACACCGGTTAAATCGCGAACTCGCAGTCGGCATGATCGCAGGACGCGCGGAGTACGACGGCGAACAAGACATGTGGTATTCCTACGCCGGTGAACTTTATTCTTCGTTGAAGTGCCAATAATCATTCTTTTGGCGGTCCGTCAGGGCCGTGCCTGACATACTTGAACAGGATCTTTTGACAACCAAAACTCCTCATTCTCGAATAGCGGAATGAAAAGGTTTTGGTTGTTATTTCTTCTTATTGCGAGTTGCGGTCCTCTGCAAAGAAGTTCGCCTTTTTCAGAACACACAAATAGCAAATCGGATCATCTCAATGATCGCGCGATCAATGGCTTGCAACGCTTGGATCAAACCCCTCAGGATATCGTTCTTGTGGCTATTGCAGATTCCCACCAAAACTATGATGATCTTACCACGGTCGTCAGCTCCGCGAATCAGCAGCAGGCGGATTTTGTCGTGCACCTCGGGGACTTCACCAATCAAGGGTATAATTTCGAATACGATCTTTTTATCAACCGCATGAAAAAACTCAACCTGCCTTTCGTCGTTGCCTTGGGAAATCACGATACGGTGACGAAAGGCAAGTCCTTGTACTTGCGATTGTTCGGCGACTTCAACCGGATGTTCGAGTTTCGGGGTTATCGTTTTATCATCCTTAACAATAACAATCTGGATTTTAAAGCTCATGGCGGAGTAGACTGGGATTGGCTTCGCCGCAATGTTGAGGCCAGCCTTTTACCGATCGTCCTGATGTATCACATCAATCCAGATAACACGGATTACTTTACCGATTCAGATCGCCAGACATTTGACTCCATCGTTATCGGATCACGTGTGCGCCTGATGCTGCACGGACATCACCATGTCTTCGCGACATCCTTTGCTAACGGAATTTTAAAACACATGGTTCATCGTACGGAAGAAGCGAAATGGAGCCGCATCACTCTGCGCGCGAATGAAATCTCCATTGATTACTGCCAAAAGTTGGAGTGTGTCCGTGAGACAACTCAAGCTTTTCCTTAATCTTGCGATATTCTTTTTTTCCTTCCATGCCGCCGCTGAATGGGGTCCCCTTCTTGGCATCAGCGGCTATCAGGGTGATTATTCCGCCGGAGCCTCCTATCGTTCTTACTTGCAAAGACATGCGGTGGATCTCAGTCTCGGCGTTTCCACGGGCATTCACGATCAGGAAGTTTATCAGCTCAACGCCAAGTACATTTACTCGCCATTTCAGTGGATGCTTCCGAAGCTTGCCACGAATATCGTCGGTTTTGGAGTCCTAGCGGCGCGATGTCTTTGCGAAGAAACCTTCACCAAGAGTCTGAATATCTATCCGGAAGAAAATTATTACGATGAAACGGCTTACCGTTTCGGCCTCGTCCTCTCCACCAACGTTCAACTGAAAGAAGTGGAGTTTTATTGGGAATGGGTGTTGTTAGATCAGATTGGCATCGCCACGTACAATAATCCCGACATGCAATCAGACCCTTTTGAATACTGGTCCGCCGGCATCGGCATCCGCTATTTCGGAGAGTGGTTTGAATAAAAAAACAAAACCCACAATTCGTTAAAACTGTGGGTTTTAGTACGTATGCTGTTATTGCGGATTTTAGTTAGTATCCAACATTTTTCTGACTTCCTCGATGTGTTCTGTCTCGAGGCGGATCATTTCGCGGATCATTTCTTCCAGAGCCACATTGTCTTCAACGTGATTAAGGACTTCTTTGTATTTTTCAAGAGCGCTTTCTTCGAAATCCAAGCTCTCTTTCAAAATATCCAAAACTTTATGCGTTTTAGTTTCAGGTACAGGGCTGACTTTCAAAGAAGGATGTCCGCCCAACGCCGTGATCTTTTCTCCGATTGTGGAGGCGTGTTGGTAGCCTTCATTAGCTTGTTCATGGAACCACTTCACGATCGGAATACGATTCGGGCCTTTGATCATCAAGGCATAGTGAAGATAGCGAACAACGCCGGAAATTTCCATTTCGATGATTTCATTGAGCAACGCTACAACTTTTTTGTTTTCTTTAGACATGGGGCCTCCCGCTCTTATTCGTCGTCAAGCTCGTCGTCGCCGACAACGCCTAGATTGTATTTTTCGATGCGATAACGCATAGATCGGAATGAAATATGAAGGAGCTTTGCAGCTCTCTTCTTTACTCCGCCGGCAGCATGAATCGCTTTGATTAATAATTCTTTTTCAATTTGTCCCATCACTTTATCCAGATCAACACCGTCATCGCCGATTTCGATCTCGTTGGACGAAGCCATTTTACGACCGGAAGACGTATTCACCATCGGTGGCAATGATTCCGGCAGAATCGTCGCGCCGCCTTCCAATGCCACTGTGCGCTCGATCAAGTTTTCAAGCTCACGCACGTTTCCTGGATAGTCGTACTTCTTAAGAATCTCCATCGCTTCAGCGCTGATTGCACCGATGTTCTTATTCAAACGCTCGTTGTACTTTTTCAAAAAATGATTTGCGAGCAAAGGAATATCTTCACGGCGGTCACGAAGCCCCGGAGTCTTAATATTGATAACATTCAAACGATAGAACAAATCTTGACGGAATCCGCCTTTTTGCACCATCTCTTCCAAGTTTCTGTTTGTCGCGGCGATAATACGCACGTCGACTTTCATGTCTTCCGTCGCACCTACACGGCGGATCACACGTTCTTGGATCGCACGAAGAAGTTTTACTTGAATCGTCAACGGCAACTCACCGACCTCATCAAGGAACAAGGTACCGCCATCCGCGACTTCGAAAAGACCTGACTTGTCAGCCACAGCGCCCGTGAACGAGCCTTTTTTGTGACCGAACATCTCTGATTCCATCAAATTTTCAGGAATGGCACCGCAGTTCACCGTTACGAACGGACGGTCTTTCAACGGACCGTTATAGTGAATCGCTTTCGCCACAACCTCTTTACCTGTTCCCGACTCTCCCGTGATCAAAACGTTTGTTGGCGTTTGTGACACACGTTTCACCATATCATAAATGGAGTGCATAGCAGGAGAATTCCCCACCATGTTTTGGAACGAGTATTCTTTAACGAGTTCTTTTTTAAGAGTTCTATTTTCTACTTCGAGATTGCGAGAGCGAAGAGCGTTTTGGATGTTGAGACGAACTTCGTCGATCTTAAACGGCTTCGTCAAATAGTCGTAGGCACCCATCTTCATGGCTTCAACCGCAGTTTCCGTTGTACCGAAAGCTGTGATCAACATGAACACTGTGTCTGGGTAAGTTTCTTTGACGTGTTTCAGAAGCTCAATTCCCGTCACATGCGGCATCTGCAAGTCCGAGATGATCATGTCGAAGGTTTTTTTCGTAAGAAGGTCTTTTGCCTTTTGGCCATCCTCAGCCAAAGTCACTTCATAGCCTTCTTTTTTAAGCATGATCTCTAAAAACTCGCGGATTGATTCTTCGTCATCGACAACAAGAATTCTCGACTTCATTATGCGCTCCCACATCCTGTGTTAAAATCCATTCTCTCAGTTTGCTCTCGGAAAAGTCAAAATAAACTCAGTACCTACGCCCACTTCACTCTCGACGAAGACCTGCGCCCCGTGCCCCTCAAGAATCTTGTGAGTCACAGCTAGACCAAGGCCCGTGCCTTTAGGCTTCGTCGTATGAAATGGTTCAAACATTTTCTTTTTCGTCACTTCACTCATCCCGCAACCTGCATCGCGAATACGCACATGGATTTCTTTCTCAGAGGCCATCGCTTTCACGGAAAGTTTAGGTTGCTTGGATTCGTTCATCGCCTGGTAAGAGTTGATAATGATATTCAAAAAAGCCTGTTTCAATTTATCACGACGACCCAAGATTTTTAATCCCGCATCGTATTCACGCACTTGCTCGACGTCAGCACGCACCTGATTGTTCATCGTCATCGAATCCATCACTTCCGTCAAAAGCGCCGAAAGATCCACGGGATCGGTAGGCGGAGTTTCAGGACGTGCGTAATCCAAGAACTCCGTGATGAGATTGTTCAAGCGATCAATTTCCCGCAAAACGATTTTCATTAGCTTGCGATCGTCTTCATTTGTCACGGTTTGCGTCAGCATTTCAATGCTGCCGCTGATACCCGCCAAAGGATTGCGAATCTCGTGTGCGATGCCCGCCGCAAGACCGCCGACCGCCGCCAACTTTTCGTTTTGGCGCGCACTGTACTCAAGCTGGCGAATCTTCGTTAAATCATCAAAAAGCGAAATCAAAAGATGGGACTGCAATTCGGGGCTGTAAATCTTCGAGACTGTCATACCCAGAATTTTGCTGTCACTTGCACCTGCCGCCGTGTACTTCACGTCCGCTTTCACAATGCCGTTGTCGGGCTTCAGCATTCCCGGAAAAAGCTGAAACCAATTTGTTTGCGTTAAGTCGTTAATATCCAGGATCGTGTGCGCCGCTGAGTTCGCCTTAACAACTTCACCGCTTTCCGTAAATGAAACCATTCCGCTTGGAATATTTTCGACAAGAACTTCGTTCAGCTCTTGTGCGGAACGCAGGCTTAAACCTGTCTTTGTCAGTTCGCTGCCGACGGTCTGAAGTTGTTCACTCAAGTAACCTGAAAGACCCGCGACAGAGAAAAAGGCGATATTATTCAACGCGAGAAGGAAAAAGAAATTCAGCGCTTTCATCTCTGGCGAAAAGACCGCCGCGACGGAAAAGAAAATACTGGTAAAAAGAGCCAGCGTCACAGCGCCTACGCCACGACAAGCGATACCTGCCAGCAGAATATTCACAAGGTGCAGAAACAAAAACAATGACTGACTGATACCTGAAAAATAAATCAAAAGAGAAATAAAAAGAGAATCTAAGACAAAACCAAAGAAAAGCCAGAACGGCTTTTCCAAAAGTTTTTCCCAGAATGTCACCCAAACAAGATGACAACCCAGAGCTACGGTGAGGACTCCGTAGAACGGTCCCAGTATCGACCAATTGATGAAACCTTCTTGGACGATGCTGGAAATAACACTGATCGCGAGAATCAAAACAAAAAGGTTGAGGCGAACGAACTCCACCAACAACCCTTGATTTTTATTGTTCTGCAAAGCAAAACTCAGTCGCATCTATTGCACAACCTCGGCCATATTGAAGATCGGAAGATACATCGCGATCACCAGAACGGCGATAATACCGCCCAATACAACCATCAAAAGAGGCTCAAGAAGTGACGTCATGGCTTTAACCGCCGTCTCAACTTCATCTTCATAGAAGTCCGCGATTTTACCCAACATGATGTCGAGCGTACCGGATTGTTCACCGATGGAAATCATTTGCACCACCATCTCGGGGAACGCCTTTTCTTTTCCAAGAGGAGCTGCGAAAGTACGACCGGCAATGACCGATTCTTTCGAACGCAAAAGACTTTGTTCGATCACGATATTACCCGCCGTTTTTGAAGAGATATCAATCGCCTCGATAAGACCCACACCCGAAGACAGAAGCGTCGACAAAGTTCGAGTCAAACGCGCAATCGCTGACTTCTGCACCACTTCGCCAAACACCGGAGCGCGCATAATAAATCTATCGAAGGAATCTTTACCGCTATCCGTATTAAGCCATTGCATGAAAGCAAAAGGGCCGACAATCAATGCCGCCAGGTAAATGTACCAGTTGTTAATCATCGAGTTACTGAGGGTCACCACCATCAGTGTCAAAGCTGGCGGTTCTTTTCCTGACGACGAGAAAAATTCCATGAACTTGGGAATAATGAATACAAGAATACCCGCGATAACGATCATCGCCACACAGATGATCACCATCGGATAGACAAGCGCCCCTTTTACTTGCGATTTAAGTTTTTCAGATTTCTCCATATAAGCGGCCAAACGCTGAAGAATGCCGTCCAAGATACCGGCTTCTTCTCCGGCCTGAATCATATTGACGTAAAGTTTATCAAACACATTCGGCACTTGCGCCATCGAGTCCGCCAAACGACGACCTTGTTCAATCGAAGTTCTGACTTGCGCCGAAGCTTCTTTCAATAGTCCGGGACGAAGACCTTCCGAAAGAATCTTCAAAGAATCCACCACCGGAATACCGGCATTGATCAAAGTTGCAAACTGACGCGTGAAAACCTGCAAGTCTTTCCCCTTCACACGCGGAGCAAACAAACTGGCACTTTTACCCGCCGCAGGACGAGACGTTCCGAATTGCACAACTCGAACTGGCAGCAACTGCTGGGCTCTAAGACGAATGATCGCTTCTTGCTGAGTCGCTGCTTCGATTTCGCCTTGAACCATCTGGCCCGTGGCGTTCTTTGCTTGATATTGGAACTTTGCCATCTTAGATACCTACCTTCTTCAGAAGTTGATCAAGATTGTCGGGATCTCTGGATGCTTCGAAGGCATTTTTCAGATCTACACGACGACGAATAAGGTGCTGCAATAAAGATTGATTGAGGGTCAAGATGCCCGAGTTTTCCGGCGAGTGAGTCAAAAGATGCTCAAGACCTTTCATGTCCTCTTCTTCGATCAAGGCGCGCACTTGCGGCTTCATCAAAAGAACTTCATGAGCGAAAACTTTTTCCCCGGAAAGTCCCGCCACAGGATATTGTCCCGAAGCCAGACTAAGAATTTCCGCCAAACGAGGCGCGCCGTGCTCTCCATATTTGTCACCTAAAACGGACAAACAACGGCGAAGAGCATTCGTTACCGAGGGAGCCTTCATAGAATAAACGACAAACGTTCCCTGCTCCGCCAACGCGAGCGCTTCAAGAAAACTTTCATCGTCGCCAAAACCTTCATAGACAACCATATC
This region of Bdellovibrio sp. 22V genomic DNA includes:
- a CDS encoding helicase HerA-like domain-containing protein; protein product: MDNRILIGQGKNPCYLEGRFANRHGLIAGATGTGKTVTLQILAEGFSKMGVPVFLADIKGDLAGLSQKGSSHPKVEERAKALGLNDFTYQAFPVVFWDLFGEQGHPVRATLSEMGPLLLSRLLELNDVQSGVLEMLFKYADDHGLLLLDLKDLRSLISFASENTAVFTQDYGSLSKQSLGVLQRELLSLEQQKAESFFGEPALQLSDFMQTTLDGKGVINILAADKLIPHPKLYATFLLWLLSELFESLPETGDAAVPKLVFFFDEAHLLFGDAPKALLDKVEQVVRLIRSKGVGVYFITQNPLDVPEKVLGQLGNRVQHALRAFTPKDQKSVKAAAETFRTNESVNVAKVITELGVGEALVSTLFQGGVPSPVEVAKICPPQSRIGTITKEERDLVMSRSPFKGRYEQTVDRESAYEKLQTRAQAPEKPPEKKSKREPETLWETATKSAVRAASSQMGRSLGRSLLRGILGSLSKK
- a CDS encoding DUF4423 domain-containing protein encodes the protein MKTVFENRRSRNAKYSMRAFARDLGISPGRLSEILGGGNIPGKRLTRRIITSLKLDADDTSHIMRVVDRQKKIQTELKGAHQLDMDQFSLIADRENFSLLCLLETENFVSDISWMAERLNVSEATVRDVLERLSRLGLIKQGPHGYQSTHKDITTSHNIPSAAIREYHTQGLKHATESLLNVDPDLRDITSIEMPTDLNKLKIAKEHIRDFRRKIAKLLEEGETTEVYRLNIQLVPVTNVAGSRKGAHT
- a CDS encoding metallophosphoesterase, translated to MKRFWLLFLLIASCGPLQRSSPFSEHTNSKSDHLNDRAINGLQRLDQTPQDIVLVAIADSHQNYDDLTTVVSSANQQQADFVVHLGDFTNQGYNFEYDLFINRMKKLNLPFVVALGNHDTVTKGKSLYLRLFGDFNRMFEFRGYRFIILNNNNLDFKAHGGVDWDWLRRNVEASLLPIVLMYHINPDNTDYFTDSDRQTFDSIVIGSRVRLMLHGHHHVFATSFANGILKHMVHRTEEAKWSRITLRANEISIDYCQKLECVRETTQAFP
- a CDS encoding ferritin-like domain-containing protein, encoding MSKENKKVVALLNEIIEMEISGVVRYLHYALMIKGPNRIPIVKWFHEQANEGYQHASTIGEKITALGGHPSLKVSPVPETKTHKVLDILKESLDFEESALEKYKEVLNHVEDNVALEEMIREMIRLETEHIEEVRKMLDTN
- a CDS encoding sigma-54 dependent transcriptional regulator translates to MKSRILVVDDEESIREFLEIMLKKEGYEVTLAEDGQKAKDLLTKKTFDMIISDLQMPHVTGIELLKHVKETYPDTVFMLITAFGTTETAVEAMKMGAYDYLTKPFKIDEVRLNIQNALRSRNLEVENRTLKKELVKEYSFQNMVGNSPAMHSIYDMVKRVSQTPTNVLITGESGTGKEVVAKAIHYNGPLKDRPFVTVNCGAIPENLMESEMFGHKKGSFTGAVADKSGLFEVADGGTLFLDEVGELPLTIQVKLLRAIQERVIRRVGATEDMKVDVRIIAATNRNLEEMVQKGGFRQDLFYRLNVINIKTPGLRDRREDIPLLANHFLKKYNERLNKNIGAISAEAMEILKKYDYPGNVRELENLIERTVALEGGATILPESLPPMVNTSSGRKMASSNEIEIGDDGVDLDKVMGQIEKELLIKAIHAAGGVKKRAAKLLHISFRSMRYRIEKYNLGVVGDDELDDE
- a CDS encoding ATP-binding protein yields the protein MRLSFALQNNKNQGLLVEFVRLNLFVLILAISVISSIVQEGFINWSILGPFYGVLTVALGCHLVWVTFWEKLLEKPFWLFFGFVLDSLFISLLIYFSGISQSLFLFLHLVNILLAGIACRGVGAVTLALFTSIFFSVAAVFSPEMKALNFFFLLALNNIAFFSVAGLSGYLSEQLQTVGSELTKTGLSLRSAQELNEVLVENIPSGMVSFTESGEVVKANSAAHTILDINDLTQTNWFQLFPGMLKPDNGIVKADVKYTAAGASDSKILGMTVSKIYSPELQSHLLISLFDDLTKIRQLEYSARQNEKLAAVGGLAAGIAHEIRNPLAGISGSIEMLTQTVTNEDDRKLMKIVLREIDRLNNLITEFLDYARPETPPTDPVDLSALLTEVMDSMTMNNQVRADVEQVREYDAGLKILGRRDKLKQAFLNIIINSYQAMNESKQPKLSVKAMASEKEIHVRIRDAGCGMSEVTKKKMFEPFHTTKPKGTGLGLAVTHKILEGHGAQVFVESEVGVGTEFILTFPRAN
- a CDS encoding type II secretion system F family protein; translated protein: MAKFQYQAKNATGQMVQGEIEAATQQEAIIRLRAQQLLPVRVVQFGTSRPAAGKSASLFAPRVKGKDLQVFTRQFATLINAGIPVVDSLKILSEGLRPGLLKEASAQVRTSIEQGRRLADSMAQVPNVFDKLYVNMIQAGEEAGILDGILQRLAAYMEKSEKLKSQVKGALVYPMVIICVAMIVIAGILVFIIPKFMEFFSSSGKEPPALTLMVVTLSNSMINNWYIYLAALIVGPFAFMQWLNTDSGKDSFDRFIMRAPVFGEVVQKSAIARLTRTLSTLLSSGVGLIEAIDISSKTAGNIVIEQSLLRSKESVIAGRTFAAPLGKEKAFPEMVVQMISIGEQSGTLDIMLGKIADFYEDEVETAVKAMTSLLEPLLMVVLGGIIAVLVIAMYLPIFNMAEVVQ